A genome region from Alistipes dispar includes the following:
- the yidC gene encoding membrane protein insertase YidC, which translates to MDKKSIIGIAVVAVLFLGFAYMNTKEQEKYQQEMARWQAYQDSLAAAAAVTAPAAGEAVAAADSVAAAAVRERQVEALGATLAAAREAEAEEFTVENDVMAVRFSTRGGQVTGVTLKDYKRYAPRGEEGRPVEMMDPATARFGMTFYVKNGLRNVDVNTLDYVFEAEPVAEGPEGEQVVVMRLPVSGDASLEYRYTIYDTASPERDYLVGFDVRLVNMAREMANQTQIQIDWSNTSYQNEKGFKNENMYTTVAYRFPGEKSVEELGMSEEEKSKEVTSSLNWVAFKQQFFSSVFIAPENVSYADLGFSTAHPGSGYVKDFTARMTVPYTPQTEGYDFAFYFGPNKYSILKKVSLSEGDDLHMERLIPLGWGIFGWVNRWCVIPVFDFLRNYIPSFGIVILILAVLIRLVISPLTYKSYVSMAKMRLIKPQVDELAKKYPKQEDAMKRQQATMELYKKAGINPMGGCIPLLIQMPILIAVFRFFPASIELRDQSFLWADDLSSYDSVLNLPFSIPFYGDHVSLFALLMALSMFVYSYYNYQQTASAQPQMAGMKFMMVYMMPVMLLLWFNSYASGLCYYYLLSNLLTIGQTLVIRRMVDDSKIQAFMQANAARKSKGRKSKFQQRYEELMRQQEAMQRAKNSKK; encoded by the coding sequence ATGGATAAAAAATCAATTATCGGAATTGCCGTAGTGGCGGTGCTCTTTCTGGGCTTCGCCTATATGAATACAAAGGAACAGGAGAAATACCAGCAGGAGATGGCCCGGTGGCAGGCCTATCAGGATTCGCTGGCCGCGGCCGCGGCCGTGACGGCGCCCGCCGCCGGAGAGGCGGTTGCCGCGGCGGATTCGGTGGCGGCCGCCGCCGTGCGCGAACGTCAGGTGGAGGCGCTGGGCGCGACGCTCGCTGCGGCCCGTGAGGCCGAAGCGGAGGAGTTCACGGTGGAGAACGACGTGATGGCGGTGCGTTTCTCGACGCGCGGCGGCCAGGTGACGGGCGTGACGCTGAAGGATTACAAGCGCTATGCCCCCCGCGGCGAGGAGGGCCGTCCGGTCGAGATGATGGACCCCGCCACGGCGCGTTTCGGCATGACCTTCTACGTGAAGAACGGCCTGCGCAACGTCGATGTCAATACGCTCGACTACGTTTTCGAGGCCGAGCCGGTCGCCGAAGGCCCGGAGGGCGAACAGGTGGTCGTCATGCGCCTCCCGGTGTCGGGGGATGCGAGCCTCGAGTACCGCTATACGATCTACGACACGGCGTCGCCCGAGCGCGACTATCTGGTGGGGTTCGACGTCCGGCTGGTGAACATGGCCCGCGAGATGGCCAACCAGACCCAGATACAGATCGACTGGTCGAACACCTCCTACCAGAACGAGAAGGGCTTCAAGAACGAGAACATGTATACCACGGTGGCCTACCGTTTTCCGGGCGAGAAGTCGGTCGAGGAGCTGGGCATGAGCGAGGAGGAGAAGTCGAAGGAGGTGACCTCGTCGCTCAACTGGGTGGCCTTCAAGCAGCAGTTCTTCTCGTCGGTGTTCATCGCCCCGGAGAACGTCTCGTATGCCGATCTGGGCTTCTCGACGGCGCATCCCGGTTCGGGCTACGTGAAGGATTTCACGGCGCGGATGACCGTGCCCTACACGCCGCAGACCGAAGGGTATGATTTCGCCTTCTACTTCGGCCCCAACAAGTACTCGATCCTCAAGAAGGTGAGCCTTTCGGAGGGGGACGACCTGCACATGGAGCGTCTGATTCCGCTCGGCTGGGGCATCTTCGGCTGGGTGAACCGCTGGTGCGTGATTCCGGTCTTCGACTTCCTGCGTAACTACATTCCGAGCTTCGGCATCGTCATCCTGATCCTGGCCGTGCTGATCCGGCTGGTGATCTCGCCGCTGACCTACAAGAGTTACGTTTCGATGGCCAAGATGCGGCTGATCAAGCCGCAGGTCGATGAGCTGGCGAAGAAGTACCCCAAGCAGGAGGATGCCATGAAGCGCCAGCAGGCGACGATGGAGCTCTACAAAAAGGCCGGGATCAACCCGATGGGCGGCTGCATTCCGCTGCTGATCCAGATGCCGATTCTGATCGCCGTGTTCCGGTTCTTCCCGGCGTCGATCGAGCTGCGCGACCAGTCGTTCCTCTGGGCCGACGACCTGTCGTCGTACGACAGCGTGCTGAACCTGCCCTTCTCGATTCCGTTCTACGGCGACCACGTGAGCCTGTTCGCGCTGCTGATGGCCCTGTCGATGTTCGTCTATTCGTATTACAACTACCAGCAGACGGCTTCGGCGCAGCCCCAGATGGCCGGCATGAAATTCATGATGGTCTATATGATGCCCGTCATGCTGCTCCTGTGGTTCAACAGCTACGCCAGCGGTCTGTGCTACTACTACCTGCTGTCGAACCTGCTCACCATCGGCCAGACGCTCGTGATCCGGCGCATGGTGGACGATTCGAAGATCCAGGCCTTCATGCAGGCCAACGCCGCGCGGAAATCGAAAGGCCGGAAGTCGAAGTTCCAGCAGCGCTACGAAGAGCTGATGCGCCAGCAGGAAGCCATGCAGCGCGCGAAGAATTCGAAGAAATAG
- a CDS encoding SusC/RagA family TonB-linked outer membrane protein, whose protein sequence is MAVLGLLLSAHAQEREITGSVKDHAGAGIVGATIVVEGTTRGTTSGADGVFSIEAAPDNVLVVSFMGYQSHTIRVGSQTRIDIVLKEDTQAIDDVIVVAFGTAKKEAFTGSAAVIKSDDITKSQQSNVAQTLAGKVAGVQIANTSGQPGESPTIRIRGFSSLNAGNDPLWIVDGMPYSGDLNNLNPSDIESMTVLKDAASNALYGARGANGVVMITTKKAKSQEAHVTIDAKWGVNSRAVQDYAYITNPAQFYELHYSALKNYYMDSDMGAGEAHLRANETLTSSASGGGLGYMVYTVPSGQEFIGINGKVNPAATLGRRLVYEGKEYYVRPDDWTDAAFRSSLRQEYNASISGQTGNASIYGSFGYLNNEGIAYNSDMDRYTTRLRVDYQAKKWLKFGANANYTHFRYNQIDDSGAGNSSGNVFAYTTAVGPIYPLYIRDGEGRIRYNEDGIKLYDYGNGDNAGMERSLFPNSNALSDSRLNKQEAEGNAFNGTAYFDVTFLKDFKFTFNAGVSLDETRSTSVLNPWFGQFASEKGSVSKGHQRNFDLNLQQILNYTKQIGPHNINVMLGHESYQNRIYLLSASKSNMLTQDNDELAGAIIDKQAANSYRTEYNNEGYFARVMYDYENKYFFSASYRRDASSRFHPDHRWGNFWSLGGAWIISKENFMESTYEWLDNLKLKASIGSQGNDNIGNFRYTNTYTIENANGKVSTVFNAKGSENITWETNSNFNAGVEFSFLRGTVSGGVEYFLRKTTDMLLSFPVAPSLGYSSYYANVGDMRNSGIEIELNFTPIRREHVQWDINLNMTHLRNKITMLPPERRTKQVDGYSGYVSGSTFFGEGLPMYTFYMRKYAGVSDEGLSMWYMDETDDKGNPTGKRVTTTEYAKASDYLCGDPIPDLYGGFGTSVNFRGFDLSVAFTYQIGGLAYDSGYAAAMYSPANKTTGMNWHKDILKAWSADNASSDIPRLQYEDKDQNNMSDRFLMDASYLNLQNINFGYTLPAKFTKKVGIEKVRVYLACENVWYWSKRQGFDPRYSYSGSTSQATYSPVRTISGGINIQF, encoded by the coding sequence ATGGCTGTTCTCGGCCTGCTCCTGTCCGCCCATGCGCAGGAACGGGAGATTACGGGTTCGGTCAAAGATCATGCGGGGGCCGGCATCGTCGGCGCCACCATTGTGGTCGAAGGCACTACGAGGGGTACGACCTCCGGTGCGGACGGCGTTTTTTCGATCGAGGCCGCACCGGACAATGTGCTGGTCGTGTCGTTCATGGGTTATCAGTCCCACACGATCAGGGTGGGGTCGCAAACCCGGATCGACATCGTCCTGAAAGAGGACACGCAGGCCATCGACGACGTGATCGTCGTGGCGTTCGGTACCGCGAAGAAGGAGGCCTTCACCGGTTCGGCCGCCGTCATCAAGTCGGACGACATCACCAAGTCGCAGCAGTCCAACGTGGCGCAGACATTGGCCGGAAAGGTCGCCGGCGTGCAGATCGCCAACACCTCGGGACAGCCGGGAGAGAGCCCGACGATCCGCATCCGCGGCTTCAGTTCGCTCAACGCCGGCAACGACCCGCTGTGGATCGTGGACGGCATGCCCTATTCGGGCGACCTGAACAACCTCAACCCGAGCGACATCGAGTCGATGACCGTGCTGAAGGACGCCGCCTCGAACGCCCTGTACGGCGCCCGCGGCGCCAACGGCGTGGTGATGATCACCACCAAAAAAGCCAAGTCGCAGGAGGCCCACGTGACGATCGACGCCAAGTGGGGCGTCAATTCGCGCGCCGTCCAGGACTATGCGTACATCACCAACCCGGCGCAATTCTACGAACTGCATTACAGCGCGCTGAAAAACTACTACATGGATTCGGACATGGGTGCCGGCGAGGCGCATCTGCGCGCCAATGAGACCCTTACGTCGTCCGCGAGCGGCGGAGGGCTGGGCTATATGGTCTATACGGTTCCCTCCGGGCAGGAGTTCATCGGCATCAACGGCAAGGTCAATCCCGCTGCGACTCTCGGCCGCCGTCTCGTCTATGAGGGCAAGGAGTACTACGTCCGTCCCGACGACTGGACCGATGCGGCTTTCCGCTCGTCCCTGCGTCAGGAGTACAACGCTTCGATCTCCGGCCAGACCGGGAACGCCTCGATCTACGGATCGTTCGGCTACCTGAACAACGAAGGTATCGCCTACAATTCGGACATGGACCGTTATACGACCCGTCTGCGCGTGGACTACCAGGCCAAGAAGTGGCTCAAGTTCGGCGCCAACGCCAACTACACGCATTTCCGCTACAACCAGATCGACGACAGCGGCGCCGGCAACTCGTCGGGCAACGTCTTCGCCTACACGACGGCCGTCGGTCCGATCTATCCGCTCTACATCCGCGACGGCGAGGGCCGCATCAGGTACAACGAAGACGGCATCAAGCTCTACGACTACGGCAACGGCGACAACGCCGGCATGGAGCGTTCGCTCTTCCCCAACAGCAACGCCCTCTCGGATTCGCGTCTCAACAAGCAGGAGGCCGAAGGCAACGCCTTCAACGGCACGGCCTACTTCGACGTTACGTTCCTCAAGGACTTCAAGTTCACGTTCAACGCCGGCGTTTCGCTCGACGAAACCCGCTCCACGAGCGTTCTGAATCCCTGGTTCGGACAGTTCGCCAGCGAAAAGGGATCGGTTTCGAAAGGCCATCAGCGGAATTTCGACCTCAACTTGCAGCAGATTCTCAACTACACCAAGCAAATCGGCCCGCACAACATCAACGTGATGCTGGGCCACGAGTCCTACCAGAACCGCATTTACTTGTTGTCGGCTTCCAAGAGCAACATGCTGACGCAGGACAACGACGAGCTGGCCGGGGCGATCATCGACAAGCAGGCGGCCAATTCCTACCGCACCGAGTACAACAACGAGGGCTATTTCGCCCGCGTCATGTACGACTACGAGAACAAGTACTTCTTCTCGGCCTCCTACCGCCGCGACGCCTCGTCGCGTTTCCATCCCGACCACCGCTGGGGCAACTTCTGGTCGCTGGGCGGCGCGTGGATCATTTCGAAGGAAAATTTCATGGAGAGCACCTACGAATGGCTCGACAACCTCAAGCTGAAGGCCTCGATCGGCTCGCAGGGCAACGACAACATCGGTAATTTCCGCTACACGAACACCTACACGATCGAAAACGCCAACGGAAAGGTATCGACCGTCTTCAACGCCAAGGGCTCCGAGAACATCACCTGGGAGACCAACTCCAACTTCAACGCCGGCGTGGAATTCAGCTTCCTGCGCGGTACGGTTTCCGGAGGCGTCGAGTATTTCCTCCGCAAGACGACCGACATGCTGCTGTCGTTCCCGGTCGCTCCGTCGCTGGGCTATTCGTCCTACTACGCCAACGTGGGCGACATGCGCAACAGCGGTATCGAGATCGAGCTGAACTTTACGCCGATCCGGCGGGAGCATGTCCAGTGGGACATCAACCTCAACATGACGCACCTGCGCAACAAGATCACCATGCTGCCGCCCGAACGGCGGACCAAGCAGGTCGATGGCTACTCCGGTTATGTGAGCGGCTCCACTTTCTTCGGAGAAGGGCTGCCGATGTACACTTTCTACATGAGGAAATATGCCGGTGTTTCGGACGAGGGCCTTTCGATGTGGTATATGGACGAGACCGACGACAAGGGCAACCCCACGGGCAAGCGCGTCACGACGACCGAATATGCCAAGGCGTCGGACTATCTCTGCGGCGACCCTATTCCCGACCTCTACGGCGGTTTCGGCACGAGCGTCAATTTCCGGGGCTTCGACCTGAGCGTGGCCTTCACCTACCAGATCGGCGGTCTGGCCTACGACTCGGGCTATGCGGCGGCCATGTACTCGCCGGCCAACAAGACGACGGGCATGAACTGGCACAAGGACATCCTCAAGGCATGGTCGGCGGACAATGCGTCGTCGGACATCCCGCGTTTGCAGTATGAAGACAAGGATCAGAACAACATGTCGGATCGTTTCCTCATGGATGCCTCTTATCTGAACCTGCAGAACATCAACTTCGGCTACACGCTGCCGGCGAAATTCACCAAGAAGGTCGGAATCGAGAAGGTGCGCGTCTATCTCGCCTGCGAGAATGTCTGGTACTGGTCCAAGCGTCAGGGATTCGATCCCCGCTACTCCTATTCGGGATCGACGAGCCAGGCCACCTATTCGCCCGTAAGGACGATTTCGGGCGGCATCAACATCCAATTCTAA
- a CDS encoding RagB/SusD family nutrient uptake outer membrane protein, which translates to MKKATNITLATLAAALLASSCIKEADPYEIATEDQVTLETLIEGIPASLVQAGSAGYAQDGQAWDFALPAIHIATESMTGDIAIGGNIGYDWFAQWGTNEALGADYAVGALTWNNYYAWIMAANNVIKQIDASDFSSLDATQKSYLGFAYAYRAMFYLDLVRLYEFKENNYTEAPEVLGLGVPVVLPETTEAEAKNNPRAKVDDIYDKVIFPDLDKAEELLSGFTAPDKYTISLALVYGLKARAWLERGTAKEDNAAYAQAAEYARQAITASGCTPLTQEQWEDPTNGFNSATSNNAWIWGLALPSESVANLFCFTAHMSTENAWSAYGNDACRCINSNLYNSIDLRDFRRHSWLDPDRKDPEKESYDYKSCRKEGKEYFNELPDYANIKFRPAQGAYEDFKVGGAADHPYMRVEEMYFIEAEARAHENLGEGIRLLNEFMNGHRIVGGGYDCTNMSSSVESFTNELMLQKRIEFWGEGIVMFDMKRLDMSTRRGYVGTNSPNSYRLNTEGRAPYWNFVITRGETQNNPVIATQNNPDPSQTVKPWNG; encoded by the coding sequence ATGAAAAAAGCGACAAACATAACGCTCGCGACGCTGGCGGCGGCTTTGCTGGCAAGCAGCTGCATCAAAGAAGCCGACCCCTATGAAATAGCCACCGAGGATCAGGTGACCCTCGAAACGCTGATCGAGGGTATTCCGGCCTCGCTCGTACAGGCCGGTTCCGCGGGTTACGCACAGGATGGCCAAGCCTGGGACTTCGCCCTGCCGGCCATCCATATCGCCACGGAATCCATGACGGGCGACATCGCCATCGGCGGCAATATCGGCTACGACTGGTTCGCACAGTGGGGAACCAACGAAGCGCTCGGGGCCGACTATGCCGTGGGCGCGCTCACGTGGAACAACTACTATGCGTGGATCATGGCGGCCAACAACGTCATCAAGCAGATCGACGCCTCGGACTTCTCCTCGCTCGACGCCACGCAGAAGTCCTATCTGGGCTTCGCCTACGCCTATCGGGCCATGTTCTACCTCGATCTGGTGCGTCTGTACGAGTTCAAGGAGAACAACTACACCGAAGCGCCCGAGGTTCTCGGGCTGGGCGTGCCCGTCGTACTGCCCGAGACCACCGAGGCCGAGGCCAAGAACAACCCCCGCGCCAAGGTCGATGACATCTACGACAAGGTGATCTTCCCCGACCTGGACAAGGCCGAAGAGCTGTTGAGCGGCTTTACGGCCCCCGACAAGTACACGATCAGCCTGGCGCTGGTTTACGGACTGAAGGCCCGGGCCTGGCTCGAGCGGGGCACGGCGAAGGAGGACAATGCCGCTTATGCGCAGGCGGCCGAGTACGCCCGGCAGGCCATCACCGCCAGCGGCTGCACGCCCCTGACGCAGGAGCAGTGGGAGGACCCCACGAACGGCTTCAACAGCGCTACGTCGAACAATGCCTGGATCTGGGGCCTCGCCCTGCCGAGCGAGAGCGTCGCCAACCTCTTCTGCTTCACGGCGCACATGAGCACCGAGAACGCGTGGAGCGCCTACGGAAACGACGCCTGCCGCTGCATCAACAGCAACCTCTACAACAGTATCGACCTGCGCGACTTCCGCCGTCATTCGTGGCTCGATCCCGACCGCAAAGACCCGGAGAAGGAGTCCTACGACTACAAAAGCTGCCGCAAAGAGGGCAAGGAATACTTCAATGAACTGCCCGATTACGCGAACATCAAGTTCCGTCCGGCGCAGGGCGCCTATGAGGATTTCAAGGTCGGCGGAGCCGCAGACCATCCCTACATGCGCGTCGAGGAGATGTACTTCATCGAGGCCGAGGCCAGGGCGCATGAAAATCTTGGCGAAGGCATCCGTCTGCTCAACGAGTTCATGAACGGCCACCGTATCGTGGGCGGAGGTTACGACTGTACGAACATGTCGTCGTCGGTCGAAAGTTTCACCAACGAGCTGATGCTCCAGAAGCGCATCGAGTTCTGGGGCGAAGGCATCGTCATGTTCGACATGAAGCGGCTCGACATGTCCACCCGACGGGGCTATGTGGGAACCAACTCTCCCAATTCGTACCGGCTGAACACGGAAGGGCGCGCGCCCTACTGGAACTTCGTGATCACGCGCGGCGAGACGCAGAACAATCCCGTCATTGCCACGCAGAACAATCCCGATCCTTCGCAGACGGTCAAGCCGTGGAACGGCTGA